From a single Candidatus Izimaplasma bacterium HR1 genomic region:
- a CDS encoding Membrane dipeptidase (Peptidase family M19), with product MLFDAHADILTDMYEQNKKGNRNSFKRRHLDYYKKAGITHSIFVNWTNPKTENTQEFNEIWENAFIELQNNKDVFNICLNYEDIINSTTTDRIGVIIGMEGIMQLESVNHLTELYDKGVRHAGLTWNEVNKYAAGLSSETEGLTLLGKEVLIEMEKLGMIIDLAHANPRTFKEIFEVTTQPLIISHGNTKQLCNHIRNYTDEQLNMIKERNGVIGICGIAPFISDKKENQTVAYMAKHIDYAVKTIGIDHVGIGFDVCYYLYDNVSSNHVEGFMNMGEANNLFTELEKLGYNLEDIEKIKYKNFFRVFKEIL from the coding sequence ATGTTATTTGATGCACACGCGGATATCCTAACAGATATGTATGAACAGAATAAGAAAGGTAACAGAAATTCTTTTAAAAGACGTCATTTAGATTATTATAAAAAGGCTGGAATTACCCATAGTATTTTTGTTAATTGGACAAATCCAAAAACAGAGAATACTCAAGAGTTTAATGAGATATGGGAAAATGCATTTATCGAATTGCAAAATAACAAAGATGTATTCAATATATGCTTAAATTACGAGGACATTATCAATTCCACTACTACTGATAGAATCGGTGTCATTATTGGTATGGAAGGAATTATGCAATTAGAGAGTGTCAACCATCTTACTGAGTTATATGACAAAGGTGTTAGACATGCTGGGTTAACTTGGAACGAAGTTAACAAATATGCTGCTGGATTATCTAGTGAAACTGAGGGTCTAACTTTACTTGGTAAAGAAGTCTTAATAGAGATGGAAAAACTTGGTATGATAATTGATTTAGCTCATGCAAATCCCCGTACATTTAAGGAGATTTTCGAAGTAACTACTCAACCTTTAATCATTTCACATGGAAATACAAAACAACTTTGTAATCACATTAGAAACTATACAGATGAGCAACTTAATATGATTAAAGAAAGAAACGGTGTAATTGGGATATGTGGAATAGCTCCATTCATCTCAGATAAGAAGGAAAATCAAACAGTAGCATATATGGCAAAACATATTGATTATGCTGTTAAGACTATTGGAATTGATCATGTTGGAATCGGGTTTGATGTATGCTATTACCTTTATGATAATGTAAGTAGTAATCATGTCGAAGGATTCATGAATATGGGCGAGGCAAATAACCTTTTTACAGAATTAGAGAAATTAGGATATAATTTAGAGGATATCGAAAAGATTAAATATAAAAACTTCTTCAGAGTTTTCAAAGAAATCTTATAG
- the aruH gene encoding Arginine--pyruvate transaminase AruH, protein MKISNRVLEMQESPVRKLVPIATRVKKQGKKVYHLNIGQPDIKTPEVFMDAINKYDTSVIKYSFSQGEPILIDAIRNFFKRDGIIFNENNVLITNGGSEAITFSTIAMCDPGDEILIPEPFYTNYNGFTGEVNVNLVPITTLAKDGFHLPKKEDIVKLITPKTKAILFSNPGNPTGTILRRDEMEILAEIAIENDLYIISDEVYRGMAFDGLEALSMGCIEGIDDRLVIIESVSKRYSACGARIGAICSHNEDLIKNILKLCQARLCVATLEQIGAAALYSLPTEYTEGIKNEYQARRDIVFETLSNIDGVVCEKPTGAFYVVVKLPVDDAEKFIIWMLEEFTLDNETIMLSPAEGFYGTEGLGKDEARIAYVLNTEDMKRAMLILEKGLEAYNQK, encoded by the coding sequence ATGAAAATATCAAACCGTGTACTAGAAATGCAGGAATCTCCTGTACGTAAGCTAGTTCCTATCGCAACAAGAGTTAAAAAACAAGGAAAGAAAGTTTATCACTTAAATATTGGACAGCCTGATATAAAAACACCTGAAGTATTTATGGATGCTATCAATAAATATGATACTTCTGTCATTAAATACTCATTCTCACAAGGGGAACCAATTTTAATTGATGCAATAAGAAATTTCTTTAAAAGGGATGGTATTATCTTTAATGAGAATAATGTCCTTATTACAAACGGTGGAAGTGAAGCAATTACTTTTTCTACTATTGCTATGTGTGATCCCGGTGATGAGATTTTAATTCCTGAACCATTCTATACAAACTATAATGGCTTTACTGGTGAAGTTAATGTTAATTTAGTTCCAATAACTACTTTAGCTAAAGATGGTTTCCATCTTCCCAAAAAAGAGGATATCGTAAAATTAATTACCCCAAAAACAAAAGCTATTTTATTTAGTAATCCAGGAAACCCAACTGGGACAATCCTCAGAAGAGATGAAATGGAAATACTCGCTGAAATAGCTATCGAAAATGATTTGTATATAATTAGTGATGAAGTATATAGAGGTATGGCTTTTGATGGTTTAGAAGCTCTATCAATGGGATGTATTGAAGGAATTGATGATCGATTAGTAATCATCGAGTCTGTTTCAAAGCGCTATAGTGCCTGTGGTGCACGTATTGGAGCTATCTGTTCACATAACGAAGACTTAATTAAGAATATTTTGAAACTTTGTCAAGCACGCTTATGTGTTGCAACTTTAGAGCAAATTGGGGCTGCTGCTTTATATTCTTTACCTACTGAATACACAGAAGGTATAAAAAACGAATATCAAGCTAGACGTGATATCGTTTTTGAAACATTAAGCAATATTGATGGCGTTGTATGTGAAAAGCCAACAGGAGCGTTTTATGTTGTTGTTAAACTGCCTGTTGATGACGCAGAAAAATTCATAATCTGGATGTTAGAGGAATTTACCCTAGATAATGAAACTATAATGTTATCTCCTGCTGAAGGGTTCTACGGAACCGAAGGTTTAGGAAAAGATGAAGCTCGTATAGCGTATGTTTTAAATACCGAAGACATGAAACGTGCTATGCTTATATTAGAAAAAGGTTTAGAAGCATATAATCAAAAATAG